The Glandiceps talaboti chromosome 19, keGlaTala1.1, whole genome shotgun sequence genome contains a region encoding:
- the LOC144449946 gene encoding ceramide kinase-like protein isoform X1, producing the protein MATASVCLPLRGIFDIEKGHFDVTLTEDTLVWSPIGRKAKHDSPSDDTRRLNLKDVYAVKIKRRVRANSQGGYPLGFTLFHRKIDADTGQIKPATLTVTCSEEQLCQEWMRTIRQIVEDFPERPKQLNIILDSASNKDDSIYRRKVEILLQYAQITLKESVCSSNNKVTDVLQEMDLTNSDGILCVGSDNLINQVINGLLIRAQKDGGINHSTYFTPVRCMLPIGIISTGPLDLLSYSVHGTNNPVTAALHVMFGDIQPVDVCSIYQDGRFQQFGFTAMYGFHSDSICTANKKPWLGLFRSIYAKAKSLVNIQPYECNIEYLPVDEISDRQRCHLRCDKCVMVEEYRVLSQHRFTAIQENNEHPMSSVVSPRPISAVTNQLLAPHIIEVRRSRTPDPPKHSKMAWLEIPTDVIRTRSNPELLRNGQTRNKKEAPYMPHLNLEGIAVNPSDTGIYEDDLSSENWKSVSETFLDVGILSLPGLCSLVPQYGLSPSTHLADGTASLILIQNTSKTNFLQHLRRYGTSKDPFDFPFTKATKVKAVRVSCPSVTNDGSHSSLLEETSSYDMTASSQWTVDGQVTHGYNLEIRVHHQILAVFGGTRETQN; encoded by the exons ATGGCAACCGCGAGTGTTTGTTTACCTTTGCGGGGGATTTTTGACATCGAGAAGGGACATTTTGACGTAACTCTGACGGAAGACACGTTGGTATGGTCACCAATCGGACGTAAAG CCAAGCATGATTCGCCATCTGATGATACTAGACGTTTGAATCTAAAAGACGTATATGCAGTCAAGATAAAACGTAGAGTACGGGCTAACAGTCAAGGTGGTTATCCGCTAGGTTTCACGCTGTTTCACCGAAAGATCGATGCTGATACTGGACAAATCAAACCAGCCACGCTAACTGTAACGTGTAGTGAAGAACAACTCTGTCAGGAATGGATGCGTACCATAAGACAAATTGTTGAAG ATTTTCCAGAGAGACCTAAACAACTAAATATCATACTGGATTCTGCTAGTAATAAAGATGACAGTATTTATAGAAGAAAAGTAGAGATTTTGTTACAGTATGCACAGATTACTCTCAAGGAATCTG TTTGTAGCAGTAATAACAAGGTTACTGATGTGTTACAAGAAATGGACTTGACTAACTCAGATGG TATACTTTGTGTTGGCAGTGATAACTTGATAAATCAAGTCATCAATGGATTATTAATCAGAGCACAAAAAGATGGCGGTATTAATCACAGTACTTATTTTACACCAGTGAGATGTATGTTACCTATTGGTATTATATCTACAG GTCCTCTAGATTTGCTGTCGTATTCAGTTCATGGAACCAATAATCCAGTGACTGCTGCACTACATGTTATGTTTG GTGATATTCAACCTGTTGATGTGTGCAGTATATATCAAGATGGCAGATTTCAGCAGTTTGGATTCACTGCCATGTATGGTTTCCATAGCGACAGTATCTGTACAGCCAATAAGAAACCATGGCTAGGATTATTTCGCAGTATATATGCAAAGGCAAAATCACTGGTCAATATTCA ACCGTATGAATGCAATATAGAATATTTACCAGTTGATGAAATCAGTGACAGACAAAGATGTCACCTCAG GTGTGATAAGTGTGTGATGGTAGAGGAATACAGAGTGTTATCACAGCATCGTTTTACGGCCATTCAAGAAAATAATGAACATCCCATGTCATCCGTTGTCTCACCAAGACCAATCTCGGCAGTGACAAATCAGCTGTTAGCGCCTCACATTATTGAAGTCAGACGAAGTCGTACACCAGACCCGCCAAAACATAGCAAAATGGCGTGGTTAGAAATTCCCACTGATGTCATCAGAACTAGAAGTAATCCTGAACTATTACGTAATGGACAAACTAGGAATAAAAAAGAGGCTCCATACATGCCACATCTCAATCTAGAAGGAATTGCAGTCAATCCAAGTGATACTGGAATTTATG AGGATGATTTGAGTAGTGAGAATTGGAAGAGTGTTTCTGAAACGTTTCTAGATGTAGGCATATTAAGTCTGCCCGGTTTGTGTAGTCTTGTACCTCAGTATGGATTGTCTCCATCAACTCATCTAGCTGATGGCACAGCCAGTCTTATCCTCATCCAAAACACTTCCAAGACAAATTTTCTCCAACATCTCAGAAGATATGGTACAAGTAAAGATCCA TTTGACTTCCCATTTACCAAAGCAACGAAAGTGAAAGCGGTTCGTGTAAGTTGTCCTAGTGTAACTAACGATGGTAGTCATTCATCGTTACTTGAAGAAACCTCATCGTATGATATGACTGCGTCATCTCAGTGGACCGTTGACGGACAGGTTACCCATGGATACAATCTGGAAATCAG GGTCCATCATCAGATACTTGCAGTCTTTGGTGGTACAAGGGAAACACAGAACTAA
- the LOC144450113 gene encoding hydroxylysine kinase-like, with protein sequence MEAEHLDTQSNKREEKQAEITSKSDGKPKLSMEYAEELAKKLSGLEIERVKELDSFYDRNYHITGQVDQGQTQVVMKIINTVESKNVSFFDGLVELLLHLRENGIKCPQPCKLTNGEYMSVETIPDSGHHIVYCLTYLDGIQLAQVEDESPAMYHSAGALLAELDIVLKDFHHEGLEAREGLNAAWKLENLLDIRSLLHIIDDKELLDVVTSVLKAFEVKVLPNYEHFQKGLIHGDYHAYNVIVKPWPEDESSKKYTISGIIDFNDVTASCYLFDIAFAISTFMLQSKTQDPDVVRNHTLSGYESKFVLSDRERALLDICIAGRLAQLSVMGFDDLKRQPDNEYLRVIVTSSITRLKAICSTAYKEKFNLV encoded by the exons ATGGAAGCGGAACATCTTGATACCCAATCGAACAAGCGAGAGGAGAAGCAAGCAGAAATTACCAGCAAAAGTGATGGAAAACCCAAACTGTCGATGGAATACGCAGAAGAACTTGCAAAGAAATTGTCTGGTCTGGAAATTGAACGCGTCAAGGAGCTAGATAGCTTCTATGATAGAAATTACCATATCACTGGTCAAGTGGACCAAGGCCAGACACAAGTTGTCATGAAGATTATCAACACAGTAGAGTCAAAGAATGTTTCATTCTTTGACGGATTAGTGGAACTTTTGTTGCATTTAAGAGAAAATGGAATCAAATGTCCACAACCCTGTAAACTGACTAATGGGGAATATATGTCAGTGGAGACAATACCAG ATTCAGGACATCACATCGTGTACTGTTTAACCTACCTGGATGGCATACAATTAGCACAGGTTGAAGACGAATCACCTGCTATGTATCACTCCGCTGGAGCGTTGCTTGCAGAGTTGGATATTGTACTGAAG GATTTTCACCATGAAGGTTTAGAAGCAAGGGAGGGATTAAATGCAGCGTGGAAACTTGAGAATCTTCTTGATATACGATCTCTTCTACATATAATTGACGATAAAGAGTTATTGGATGTCGTCACATCTGTATTGAAAGCATTTGAAGTTAAAGTTTTACCAAACTATGAACATTTTCAGAAAG GCCTAATACACGGTGATTACCATGCGTACAATGTTATCGTCAAACCATGGCCAGAAGACGAATCTTCCAAAAAATATACTATATCTGGTATCATTGATTTCAATGACGTCACTGCCTCCTGTTATCTCTTCGACATCGCTTTCGCCATTTCTACTTTCATGTTACAAAGTAAAACCCAAGATCCCGATGTCGTCAGAAACCACACGCTGTCAGGCTATGAGTCTAAATTCGTTCTCAGTGATCGTGAGAGGGCGCTGTTAGATATTTGCATCGCAGGTCGTCTTGCACAGCTTAGTGTCATGGGTTTTGATGATTTAAAGCGGCAACCAGATAATGAATATTTGAGGGtcattgtgacgtcatcaatcaCAAGATTGAAAGCGATCTGTAGCACTGCTTATAAAGAAAAATTCAATTTAGTGTAG
- the LOC144450112 gene encoding GPI-N-acetylgalactosamine transferase PGAP4-like, giving the protein MNGRSLPHVQIDDLETPFLAVGVPTVKRTVKRDEYIFFQPKYVLEVVARMHQLIMRAGPDINSRIAFTVCNLNSDPDEHDEATILSKHVHVLSRNATEEKREVSQSYTKHEKQKDDYGFCMQEMSKLNANYTLILEDDALPHWDFFEVLYHILETKIEPRYGNMVNNSMDNLAYIKLYFPEKFQGFSWECEHLMELLSLGCIGGISFACTYIFTTRKRGKWVIPYVFGICIIYSILVAMAIGRQNLLRIREFFPHQYVLRDAPRCCCPAVLYSRSNIDKIVRFLQSPDLTCNRSYPMVVAIADYIQSLGLEAYRIEPNIVDHIGHFSSLKATPKDPNTYFRI; this is encoded by the coding sequence ATGAATGGTCGGTCACTGCCACATGTACAGATAGATGACCTTGAGACACCATTTCTTGCAGTTGGTGTACCCACCGTAAAACGGACAGTAAAACGAGATGAGTACATATTTTTTCAACCGAAATACGTTTTAGAAGTAGTCGCACGAATGCATCAATTAATTATGAGAGCCGGTCCTGATATCAACTCTCGTATCGCGTTCACCGTCTGTAACCTAAACTCGGACCCGGATGAACACGATGAGGCGACCATTTTGTCGAAACATGTCCACGTTTTGAGTAGAAACGCTACAGAAGAGAAACGCGAGGTGTCTCAATCGTATACTAAACACGAAAAACAGAAAGACGATTATGGATTCTGTATGCAAGAAATGTCTAAACTCAACGCCAACTATACTCTCATTCTGGAAGACGACGCGTTACCACATTGGGACTTCTTTGAAGTCTTGTACCATATCCTTGAAACAAAAATCGAACCGAGATACGGGAATATGGTCAACAACAGCATGGACAACTTGGCGTACATAAAACTCTACTTTCCCGAAAAGTTCCAAGGATTTAGTTGGGAGTGCGAACACTTGATGGAATTGCTGTCCTTGGGCTGCATTGGCGGCATATCGTTTGCATGCACATACATCTTTACTACAAGGAAGAGAGGTAAATGGGTAATACCATATGTGTTTggaatttgcataatatattcCATATTGGTAGCCATGGCAATCGGACGACAGAACTTACTAAGAATTCGGGAATTCTttcctcaccagtatgtgttacgAGATGCACCTCGATGTTGTTGTCCCGCAGTTCTGTACAGTCGGAGTAACATTGACAAAATTGTGCGTTTTCTGCAGTCACCTGATCTGACATGTAATCGGAGCTATCCTATGGTCGTAGCAATTGCTGACTATATACAGTCGTTAGGTTTAGAGGCGTACCGTATTGAACCTAATATAGTTGATCACATTGGTCATTTCTCTAGTTTAAAGGCTACCCCAAAAGATCCAAACACATATTTCCGAATTTAG
- the LOC144449946 gene encoding ceramide kinase-like protein isoform X2, with the protein MATASVCLPLRGIFDIEKGHFDVTLTEDTLVWSPIGPKHDSPSDDTRRLNLKDVYAVKIKRRVRANSQGGYPLGFTLFHRKIDADTGQIKPATLTVTCSEEQLCQEWMRTIRQIVEDFPERPKQLNIILDSASNKDDSIYRRKVEILLQYAQITLKESGDSNNKVTDVLQEMDLTNSDGILCVGSDNLINQVINGLLIRAQKDGGINHSTYFTPVRCMLPIGIISTGPLDLLSYSVHGTNNPVTAALHVMFGDIQPVDVCSIYQDGRFQQFGFTAMYGFHSDSICTANKKPWLGLFRSIYAKAKSLVNIQPYECNIEYLPVDEISDRQRCHLRCDKCVMVEEYRVLSQHRFTAIQENNEHPMSSVVSPRPISAVTNQLLAPHIIEVRRSRTPDPPKHSKMAWLEIPTDVIRTRSNPELLRNGQTRNKKEAPYMPHLNLEGIAVNPSDTGIYEDDLSSENWKSVSETFLDVGILSLPGLCSLVPQYGLSPSTHLADGTASLILIQNTSKTNFLQHLRRYGTSKDPFDFPFTKATKVKAVRVSCPSVTNDGSHSSLLEETSSYDMTASSQWTVDGQVTHGYNLEIRVHHQILAVFGGTRETQN; encoded by the exons ATGGCAACCGCGAGTGTTTGTTTACCTTTGCGGGGGATTTTTGACATCGAGAAGGGACATTTTGACGTAACTCTGACGGAAGACACGTTGGTATGGTCACCAATCGGAC CCAAGCATGATTCGCCATCTGATGATACTAGACGTTTGAATCTAAAAGACGTATATGCAGTCAAGATAAAACGTAGAGTACGGGCTAACAGTCAAGGTGGTTATCCGCTAGGTTTCACGCTGTTTCACCGAAAGATCGATGCTGATACTGGACAAATCAAACCAGCCACGCTAACTGTAACGTGTAGTGAAGAACAACTCTGTCAGGAATGGATGCGTACCATAAGACAAATTGTTGAAG ATTTTCCAGAGAGACCTAAACAACTAAATATCATACTGGATTCTGCTAGTAATAAAGATGACAGTATTTATAGAAGAAAAGTAGAGATTTTGTTACAGTATGCACAGATTACTCTCAAGGAATCTGGTGA CAGTAATAACAAGGTTACTGATGTGTTACAAGAAATGGACTTGACTAACTCAGATGG TATACTTTGTGTTGGCAGTGATAACTTGATAAATCAAGTCATCAATGGATTATTAATCAGAGCACAAAAAGATGGCGGTATTAATCACAGTACTTATTTTACACCAGTGAGATGTATGTTACCTATTGGTATTATATCTACAG GTCCTCTAGATTTGCTGTCGTATTCAGTTCATGGAACCAATAATCCAGTGACTGCTGCACTACATGTTATGTTTG GTGATATTCAACCTGTTGATGTGTGCAGTATATATCAAGATGGCAGATTTCAGCAGTTTGGATTCACTGCCATGTATGGTTTCCATAGCGACAGTATCTGTACAGCCAATAAGAAACCATGGCTAGGATTATTTCGCAGTATATATGCAAAGGCAAAATCACTGGTCAATATTCA ACCGTATGAATGCAATATAGAATATTTACCAGTTGATGAAATCAGTGACAGACAAAGATGTCACCTCAG GTGTGATAAGTGTGTGATGGTAGAGGAATACAGAGTGTTATCACAGCATCGTTTTACGGCCATTCAAGAAAATAATGAACATCCCATGTCATCCGTTGTCTCACCAAGACCAATCTCGGCAGTGACAAATCAGCTGTTAGCGCCTCACATTATTGAAGTCAGACGAAGTCGTACACCAGACCCGCCAAAACATAGCAAAATGGCGTGGTTAGAAATTCCCACTGATGTCATCAGAACTAGAAGTAATCCTGAACTATTACGTAATGGACAAACTAGGAATAAAAAAGAGGCTCCATACATGCCACATCTCAATCTAGAAGGAATTGCAGTCAATCCAAGTGATACTGGAATTTATG AGGATGATTTGAGTAGTGAGAATTGGAAGAGTGTTTCTGAAACGTTTCTAGATGTAGGCATATTAAGTCTGCCCGGTTTGTGTAGTCTTGTACCTCAGTATGGATTGTCTCCATCAACTCATCTAGCTGATGGCACAGCCAGTCTTATCCTCATCCAAAACACTTCCAAGACAAATTTTCTCCAACATCTCAGAAGATATGGTACAAGTAAAGATCCA TTTGACTTCCCATTTACCAAAGCAACGAAAGTGAAAGCGGTTCGTGTAAGTTGTCCTAGTGTAACTAACGATGGTAGTCATTCATCGTTACTTGAAGAAACCTCATCGTATGATATGACTGCGTCATCTCAGTGGACCGTTGACGGACAGGTTACCCATGGATACAATCTGGAAATCAG GGTCCATCATCAGATACTTGCAGTCTTTGGTGGTACAAGGGAAACACAGAACTAA